The following are from one region of the Streptosporangiales bacterium genome:
- the narH gene encoding nitrate reductase subunit beta, whose translation MYVMAQLGMVMNLDKCIGCHTCSVTCKQAWTNRSGTEYVWFNNVETRPGQGYPRRYQDQERWRGGWVRTKRGRLKLKAGGRLRKLMSIFANPVMPNIRDYYEPWTYDYENLTSAPLGDDFPVAEPKSLLTGEPMRVEWSANWDDDLGGGAEAVDNDPIVERMRREAEGKVTAEYEQAFMFYLPRICEHCLNPSCVASCPSGAMYKRAEDGIVLVDQDRCRGWRMCVTGCPYKKVYFNHRTGKAEKCHFCYPRVEVGLPTVCSETCVGRLRYVGLFLYDRDRVGEAAAVEDEKDLYEAQLDVLLDPSDPDVVAAARRDGIPDDWLDAARRSPVYALAKQHRVALPLHPEFRTMPMVWYVPPLSPVVDALSGTGHDGEDADNLFGAIDSLRIPVEYLAELFTAGDPKPVRKVLQRLAAMRSYMRAVNLGDAPDESVAAAVGVTGGELTALYRLLAIAKYEDRYVIPTAYEGDASHLEETGCSLDYDEGPGMYGSGPFGEASGKPVPVSVETFHALKQRQSTGGIVDPERPGARINLLNWDGKGAPEGLFPPPHDAPGRRATGDDRTR comes from the coding sequence ATGTACGTGATGGCGCAGCTCGGCATGGTGATGAACCTCGACAAGTGCATCGGTTGCCACACCTGCTCGGTCACCTGCAAGCAGGCGTGGACCAACCGCAGTGGCACGGAGTACGTCTGGTTCAACAATGTGGAGACACGACCCGGACAAGGCTACCCGCGTCGCTACCAGGACCAGGAGCGGTGGCGCGGTGGCTGGGTCCGGACCAAGCGAGGACGGCTGAAGCTCAAGGCCGGCGGGCGGCTGCGCAAGCTAATGTCCATCTTCGCCAATCCGGTGATGCCGAACATCCGCGACTACTACGAGCCCTGGACCTACGACTACGAGAACCTCACCTCCGCGCCACTCGGCGACGACTTCCCCGTCGCGGAGCCGAAGTCGTTGCTCACCGGAGAGCCGATGCGGGTGGAATGGAGCGCGAACTGGGATGACGACCTCGGCGGTGGCGCTGAAGCCGTCGACAACGACCCGATCGTCGAACGGATGCGACGAGAAGCAGAAGGCAAAGTGACGGCCGAGTACGAGCAGGCCTTCATGTTCTACCTGCCACGGATCTGCGAGCACTGCCTGAACCCGTCCTGTGTCGCCTCCTGTCCATCGGGTGCGATGTACAAACGGGCCGAGGACGGCATCGTGCTTGTCGACCAGGATCGATGTCGCGGTTGGCGGATGTGCGTGACGGGGTGCCCGTACAAGAAGGTCTACTTCAACCACCGCACCGGCAAGGCCGAGAAGTGCCACTTCTGCTATCCGCGTGTCGAGGTCGGCCTACCAACCGTGTGCTCCGAGACATGTGTCGGACGGCTCCGTTATGTCGGGCTGTTCCTCTACGACCGTGATCGCGTCGGCGAGGCGGCCGCGGTGGAGGACGAGAAGGACCTGTACGAGGCGCAGCTGGACGTTCTGCTCGACCCGTCGGATCCCGATGTCGTCGCCGCAGCGCGACGGGACGGCATTCCCGACGACTGGCTCGACGCGGCCCGCCGGTCGCCCGTCTACGCGCTGGCCAAGCAGCATCGGGTGGCGCTTCCCCTGCACCCTGAGTTCCGCACCATGCCGATGGTCTGGTACGTCCCGCCGCTGTCGCCCGTCGTCGACGCGCTGTCCGGCACCGGACACGACGGTGAGGATGCCGACAACCTCTTCGGCGCGATCGACTCACTGCGGATACCGGTCGAGTACCTGGCGGAGCTGTTCACCGCAGGCGACCCGAAACCAGTGAGGAAAGTGCTGCAGCGGCTCGCCGCGATGCGGAGCTACATGCGGGCAGTCAACCTCGGCGACGCCCCGGACGAATCGGTGGCTGCGGCCGTAGGAGTGACGGGTGGTGAGCTGACTGCCCTCTACCGGCTGCTCGCCATCGCGAAGTACGAGGACCGTTACGTCATACCGACGGCGTACGAGGGCGATGCGAGCCACCTCGAGGAGACCGGGTGCAGTCTCGACTACGACGAAGGACCCGGCATGTACGGCAGCGGACCTTTCGGCGAGGCATCGGGCAAACCGGTGCCGGTGTCCGTCGAGACGTTCCACGCGCTGAAGCAGCGCCAGAGCACCGGCGGGATCGTCGACCCGGAGCGCCCAGGCGCGCGGATCAACCTGCTCAACTGGGACGGGAAAGGCGCACCAGAAGGCCTGTTCCCTCCTCCCCACGACGCGCCTGGAAGGCGAGCGACCGGCGATGACCGCACCCGTTGA
- a CDS encoding nitrate reductase subunit alpha — MRAGRFFNRREVSPDLRAVMRAGGRDGDVFYRDRWSHDKVVRSTHGVNCTGSCSWKVYVKDGIITWESQQTDYPSVGPDSPEYEPRGCPRGAAFSWYTYSPTRVRFPYARGVLVEMYREARSRLGDPVAAWADVVGDPERRRRYHEARGKGGHVRVSWDEAVEMVAAAHVHTIATWGPDRIAGFSPIPAMSMVSHAVGSRFIELVGGCMTSFYDWYADLPVASPQVFGDQTDVPESGDWWNAAYLLMWGSNVPVTRTPDAHWMTEARYRGQKVVVVSPDYADNTKFADQWLPAQPGTDGALAMAMGHVILKECFVERRVPFFVDYVQRYTDLPFLVTLEEHDHDGVSAHVPGKFLRAADLGDRGEGAEWKPVLVDGRTGEPVVPPGTLGDRWTESGIGRWNLDLGDVTPQLTLFGPDADSVELLLPAFDDGQHVLRRGVPARRIGGRLVTTVFDLMLAQYGVSRPGLPGTWPTGYDDVSQPYTPAWQEPLTSVPAAAAIRVAREMARSSERSDGRTMIIMGAGICQWFHGDATYRAILALLLLTGAMGRNGGGWAHYVGQEKCRPVTGWATVAGATDWQRPPRQMIGTAYWYTHADQWRYDGYRADALASPLAHGGLSGMHTADTIALSARLGWMPSYPQFDRNPLDVADEAETAGEDVAGYVAGKLASGELGFACEDPDAPENWPRCLTLWRANLLGSSGKGNEYFLKHLLGTHSSLRAEETPPGSRPRDVRWREEPPEGKLDLLLALDFRMTSSTLLADIVLPAATWYEKHDLSSTDMHPYVHAFTPAIDPPWETRSDFAAFTAIARRFSELARERLGVRRDVVATALQHDTPGETAQAGGVVRDWRAGDVDPVPGRTMPAYTLVERDYGAVADKLVSLGPLTERLGLTTKGVTFHPDEEVEKLARGNGVMLGGVGEGRPALDTDAKMAEAILTLSGTTNGRLAVQGFRGAEGRVGRSLAHLAEGSEEKRITFADTQAGPVPVITSPEWSGSETGGRRYAAFTTNVEELKPWHTLTGRMHFFLDHDWMHEFGEALPVYRPPLDMHRLFGEPALGPDGSKQVVVRYLTPHSKWSIHSEYQDNLIMLTLSRGGPTVWMSPDDAGVIGVVDNDWVEAVNRNGVMVLRAIVSHRMPTGTVFVYHAQERVVDVPIAEASGRRGGIHNSLTRVLIKPTHLIGGYGQLSFAFNYLGPTGNQRDEVTVIRRRSQDVTY, encoded by the coding sequence ATGCGCGCTGGGCGCTTCTTCAACCGGCGTGAAGTCTCACCTGACCTCCGGGCGGTCATGCGCGCGGGCGGGCGGGACGGCGACGTCTTCTACCGGGACCGTTGGAGTCACGACAAGGTCGTCCGGTCGACGCATGGGGTCAACTGCACCGGGTCGTGCTCGTGGAAGGTCTACGTCAAGGACGGGATCATCACGTGGGAGAGTCAGCAGACCGACTATCCGTCGGTGGGGCCCGACTCACCCGAGTACGAGCCACGCGGATGCCCACGTGGTGCGGCGTTCTCCTGGTACACGTACTCGCCGACGCGGGTGCGGTTCCCGTACGCGCGCGGTGTGCTCGTCGAGATGTACCGCGAGGCGAGGTCGCGGCTGGGGGATCCGGTCGCGGCGTGGGCCGACGTCGTCGGTGATCCGGAACGCCGGCGTCGGTACCACGAGGCGCGCGGCAAGGGCGGTCACGTCCGAGTGTCGTGGGACGAGGCCGTCGAGATGGTCGCGGCTGCGCACGTACACACGATCGCGACCTGGGGTCCCGACCGCATCGCCGGGTTCTCACCGATCCCCGCCATGTCGATGGTCTCTCATGCGGTCGGCTCGCGCTTCATCGAGCTCGTCGGCGGCTGCATGACGTCGTTCTACGACTGGTATGCCGATCTCCCCGTCGCGTCGCCACAGGTGTTCGGCGACCAGACCGACGTACCCGAGTCCGGTGACTGGTGGAACGCCGCCTATCTGCTCATGTGGGGGTCGAATGTTCCGGTGACGCGGACGCCGGACGCCCATTGGATGACCGAGGCGCGCTATCGCGGTCAGAAGGTCGTCGTGGTGTCTCCCGACTACGCGGACAACACCAAGTTCGCCGACCAGTGGCTGCCCGCGCAACCGGGCACCGACGGTGCGCTGGCGATGGCGATGGGGCACGTGATCCTCAAGGAGTGCTTCGTCGAGCGGCGCGTACCGTTCTTCGTCGACTATGTCCAGCGTTACACCGATCTTCCGTTCCTGGTCACGCTGGAGGAGCACGACCACGACGGCGTCTCCGCACACGTTCCTGGGAAGTTCCTCCGCGCAGCCGACCTCGGTGACAGGGGCGAGGGCGCCGAGTGGAAGCCGGTCCTGGTCGATGGGCGCACCGGTGAGCCGGTCGTCCCTCCAGGGACTCTCGGTGACAGGTGGACCGAGAGCGGCATCGGCCGCTGGAATCTCGACCTCGGCGACGTGACGCCGCAGCTGACCCTGTTCGGCCCGGATGCGGATTCGGTGGAGCTGTTGCTGCCGGCGTTCGACGACGGGCAACACGTGCTGCGGCGCGGGGTCCCGGCGCGGCGGATCGGTGGCCGGCTGGTGACGACGGTGTTCGACCTCATGCTCGCGCAGTACGGGGTGTCGCGGCCGGGGCTGCCGGGGACGTGGCCGACCGGATACGACGACGTGTCGCAGCCGTACACGCCGGCGTGGCAGGAGCCGCTGACCTCGGTACCTGCCGCCGCGGCCATCAGGGTGGCTCGCGAGATGGCGCGGAGCTCCGAACGCTCCGACGGCCGCACGATGATCATCATGGGTGCGGGCATCTGCCAGTGGTTCCACGGTGACGCGACCTATCGCGCGATCCTGGCGCTGCTGTTGCTCACCGGTGCGATGGGTCGCAACGGCGGCGGTTGGGCCCATTACGTCGGCCAGGAGAAATGCCGCCCGGTGACGGGATGGGCGACGGTGGCCGGCGCGACGGACTGGCAGCGCCCGCCACGCCAGATGATCGGCACCGCGTACTGGTACACCCACGCCGACCAGTGGCGCTACGACGGCTACCGCGCTGACGCCCTCGCGTCGCCACTGGCACACGGTGGACTCTCCGGTATGCACACCGCCGACACGATCGCGCTGTCCGCGCGGCTGGGCTGGATGCCCTCGTACCCACAGTTCGACCGCAACCCGCTGGACGTAGCGGACGAGGCGGAGACCGCGGGGGAGGATGTGGCCGGTTACGTCGCGGGCAAGCTCGCGTCCGGTGAGCTGGGCTTCGCCTGCGAGGACCCTGACGCACCCGAGAACTGGCCGCGCTGTCTGACGCTGTGGCGAGCCAACCTGCTCGGCTCCTCCGGCAAGGGCAACGAGTACTTCCTGAAGCACCTGCTCGGCACACACTCGAGCCTGCGCGCAGAGGAGACCCCGCCGGGGAGCCGCCCGCGAGACGTCCGGTGGCGCGAGGAACCTCCCGAGGGGAAGCTCGACCTGCTGCTCGCACTGGACTTCCGGATGACCAGCTCGACGCTGCTCGCCGACATCGTGCTGCCGGCAGCCACCTGGTACGAGAAGCACGACCTCTCCTCGACGGACATGCACCCGTACGTTCACGCGTTCACACCGGCCATCGACCCGCCGTGGGAGACACGGTCGGACTTCGCCGCGTTCACGGCCATCGCGCGGCGGTTCAGTGAGCTGGCGCGCGAGCGCTTGGGTGTGCGACGCGACGTCGTCGCGACAGCCCTCCAACACGACACTCCGGGCGAGACCGCGCAGGCCGGAGGAGTCGTGCGCGACTGGCGCGCCGGCGACGTCGACCCAGTCCCGGGCCGGACGATGCCGGCGTACACGCTCGTGGAGCGCGACTACGGTGCGGTCGCCGACAAGCTCGTCTCGCTCGGCCCGCTCACCGAGCGACTCGGGCTCACCACGAAAGGCGTGACCTTCCACCCGGACGAGGAGGTCGAGAAGCTGGCGAGAGGCAACGGGGTGATGCTCGGTGGTGTCGGTGAAGGCAGGCCGGCGCTGGATACAGACGCCAAGATGGCGGAGGCGATTCTCACCCTGTCGGGCACGACGAACGGCCGGCTGGCGGTCCAGGGGTTCCGTGGCGCCGAAGGGCGGGTCGGCCGCTCGCTCGCGCACCTCGCCGAGGGCAGCGAGGAGAAGCGGATCACGTTCGCCGACACCCAAGCGGGCCCCGTACCGGTGATCACCAGCCCGGAATGGTCTGGCAGTGAGACCGGCGGACGGCGTTACGCGGCCTTCACGACCAACGTCGAGGAGCTGAAACCCTGGCATACGCTCACCGGACGCATGCACTTCTTCCTCGACCATGACTGGATGCACGAGTTCGGCGAGGCGCTGCCCGTCTACCGACCGCCCCTCGACATGCACCGGCTCTTCGGTGAGCCGGCGCTGGGGCCGGACGGGTCGAAGCAGGTCGTCGTGCGCTATCTGACACCGCACTCGAAGTGGTCGATCCACTCCGAGTACCAGGACAACCTGATCATGCTGACCCTGTCCCGCGGAGGGCCGACGGTCTGGATGAGCCCGGACGACGCTGGAGTCATCGGTGTCGTCGACAACGACTGGGTCGAGGCGGTGAACCGCAACGGGGTGATGGTGTTGCGCGCGATCGTCTCGCACCGCATGCCCACGGGAACGGTCTTCGTCTACCACGCGCAGGAACGCGTCGTCGACGTCCCGATCGCCGAAGCCAGCGGTCGCCGCGGTGGCATCCACAACTCACTCACTCGCGTGCTCATCAAGCCGACCCACCTCATCGGTGGGTATGGCCAGCTGTCGTTCGCGTTCAACTACCTCGGTCCGACGGGCAACCAGCGCGACGAGGTCACGGTGATCCGGCGCCGCAGTCAGGATGTGACGTACTGA
- a CDS encoding MFS transporter: MLSLATLGFAVTFWAWALLAPLGAALRQELGLTSLQQSLAVAVPVIVGSLGRMPVGALTDRIGARRMFPLIAVLTTLPVLYLGHLADSYTEILGGGFFLGLGGTTFAIGVPFVNAWYPPRRRGLAIGIFGAGMGGTAISAFTTVQLTERFGRSVPFDLVAVVLVGYAVVAAIMLRDRRTPTRQTGSVLARILTIARTPVTLQLSFLYAVAFGGFVAFSVYLPTYLTTAYGLARSDAALRTAGFVLLAVAMRPVGGWMSDRLHPGPVLIACYGSVAALAVLASVELALVPFGTIAFLGMAAALGGGAGAVFALLARLIPVEQVGSVTGLVGAAGGLGGFFPPLVMGGVYSAASDYTWGFVLLAVTAVFAALFTRIVVRRRPQP; encoded by the coding sequence ATGCTGTCGCTCGCCACGCTCGGGTTCGCGGTCACATTCTGGGCCTGGGCGTTGCTGGCGCCGCTGGGTGCTGCCCTACGGCAGGAGCTGGGACTGACGTCCCTCCAACAGTCGCTGGCCGTCGCAGTGCCGGTCATCGTCGGATCGCTCGGCCGCATGCCCGTCGGTGCGCTCACTGACCGGATCGGCGCTCGGCGGATGTTCCCCTTGATCGCCGTGCTCACGACTCTCCCGGTGCTCTATCTCGGGCACCTGGCCGACTCTTACACCGAGATCCTCGGGGGCGGCTTCTTCCTCGGCCTCGGCGGTACGACCTTCGCGATCGGTGTGCCGTTCGTCAACGCCTGGTATCCGCCGCGGCGACGCGGGCTTGCCATCGGCATCTTCGGCGCCGGCATGGGCGGCACCGCGATCTCGGCCTTCACCACGGTCCAGCTCACCGAGCGCTTCGGCAGAAGTGTCCCCTTCGACCTCGTCGCGGTGGTGCTCGTCGGTTACGCGGTCGTCGCGGCGATCATGCTGCGCGATCGACGTACCCCTACGAGGCAGACCGGCTCGGTGCTTGCGCGGATCCTGACGATCGCGCGGACGCCGGTCACGTTGCAGCTGTCGTTCCTCTACGCGGTCGCCTTCGGTGGGTTCGTCGCGTTCAGCGTGTACCTGCCGACGTACCTGACGACGGCCTACGGCCTCGCTCGCTCGGACGCCGCCCTGCGCACGGCGGGCTTCGTACTTCTCGCGGTCGCCATGCGCCCTGTTGGCGGCTGGATGTCCGACCGGCTCCACCCCGGGCCAGTGCTCATCGCCTGCTACGGCAGCGTCGCCGCCCTCGCCGTCCTCGCGTCCGTCGAGCTCGCGCTCGTCCCGTTCGGGACCATCGCGTTCCTCGGCATGGCGGCCGCTCTGGGCGGCGGAGCCGGTGCGGTGTTCGCCCTGCTCGCACGGCTCATCCCCGTCGAGCAGGTCGGATCGGTCACCGGCCTCGTGGGTGCCGCGGGCGGTCTGGGCGGCTTCTTCCCACCACTGGTCATGGGCGGCGTCTACAGCGCGGCTTCCGACTACACCTGGGGATTCGTCCTCCTGGCAGTCACCGCGGTGTTCGCCGCTCTCTTCACGAGAATCGTCGTGCGGAGACGACCCCAGCCTTGA
- a CDS encoding DUF1918 domain-containing protein, with protein sequence MKARPGDWLVIESETAEKHRRTGQITEVRNADGTPPYRVHWLDDGHVTLVFPGPNARVERHPLHGVKLHH encoded by the coding sequence AGGCACGACCGGGTGACTGGCTGGTCATCGAGAGCGAGACGGCGGAGAAGCATCGTCGGACGGGACAGATCACCGAGGTCAGGAACGCTGACGGCACGCCGCCGTACCGCGTCCACTGGCTCGACGACGGCCACGTGACCCTCGTCTTCCCCGGCCCCAACGCCCGCGTCGAGAGGCACCCGCTGCACGGCGTGAAGCTGCACCACTGA